A DNA window from Coffea arabica cultivar ET-39 chromosome 6c, Coffea Arabica ET-39 HiFi, whole genome shotgun sequence contains the following coding sequences:
- the LOC113693031 gene encoding senescence-specific cysteine protease SAG39-like, which translates to MKVVIGFFFLLGLLAIQGAARNLNDEAMVERYEQWMSLHGRVYKDSAEKERRFKIFKDNVEFIESFNRAGNRPYKLGINQFADLTNEEFVASHNGLKMSSSPRLFRSTSFKYENVTAVPATVDWRTKGAVTPIKDQGQCGSCWAFSAIAATEGITKLSTGKLISLSEQEIVDCDRTSQDQGCSGGYMEDAFEFIVKNKGIATETTYPYTAADGTCSKTKEASHAAKIARYEKVPANSEAALLKAVANQPVSVSIDAGGMAFQFYSSGVFTGDCGTDLDHGVTAVGYGKTSNGTKYWLVKNSWGTSWGESGYIKMKRGITAKEGLCGIAMDSSYPTA; encoded by the exons atgaaagtAGTCAttggtttctttttccttttgggaTTGCTGGCAATCCAAGGTGCAGCGCGTAACCTGAATGATGAGGCCATGGTAGAGAGATATGAGCAGTGGATGAGCCTCCACGGACGCGTATACAAGGACAGTGCAGAGAAAGAAAGGCGTTTCAAGATATTCAAGGACAATGTGGAGTTCATTGAATCTTTTAATAGGGCTGGAAACAGGCCTTACAAGCTTGGAATCAATCAATTCGCAGACCTTACCAACGAGGAGTTTGTTGCCTCTCATAATGGATTGAAGATGTCCTCCTCGCCAAGGCTGTTCAGGAGTACATCATTCAAGTACGAAAATGTGACTGCTGTGCCTGCTACCGTGGACTGGAGGACCAAAGGTGCAGTCACTCCAATTAAGGATCAAGGACAATGTG GAAGTTGCTGGGCATTTTCAGCAATTGCAGCGACTGAAGGGATTACAAAACTGAGTACCGgtaagttgatttcactctcTGAGCAAGAAATAGTGGACTGCGACAGAACAAGTCAAGATCAGGGCTGCAGTGGTGGCTACATGGAAGATGCCTTCGAATTCATCGTGAAAAACAAAGGCATTGCCACTGAAACCACTTACCCATACACGGCAGCTGATGGAACTTGCAGCAAAACTAAAGAAGCTTCCCACGCAGCCAAGATCGCTCGTTATGAAAAGGTGCCCGCCAACAGCGAAGCAGCATTGTTGAAAGCTGTGGCAAACCAACCAGTTTCTGTTTCCATCGATGCTGGTGGGATGGCATTCCAATTCTACTCCAGCGGAGTTTTCACAGGAGATTGTGGAACGGATCTAGACCATGGTGTTACTGCAGTAGGATATGGGAAAACTTCTAATGGTACAAAGTATTGGTTGGTCAAGAACTCATGGGGAACAAGCTGGGGTGAGAGTGGATATATAAAGATGAAACGGGGCATTACTGCTAAAGAAGGCCTTTGTGGAATTGCTATGGATTCTTCCTACCCTACTGCATAA